One genomic segment of uncultured Desulfobacter sp. includes these proteins:
- a CDS encoding DUF294 nucleotidyltransferase-like domain-containing protein — protein sequence MLYDRIQAEQGIHTADCTEMPLFRKKVSEIMTTPVVTCRADDQVALVAKSMSKNGISASVILDFDDKPIGIVTLKSIVYNLITECTYPIDNCTAEQIMDTDVEVVAPDAFTGHALVILTRQKSKYLLVMERDNLVGILTAIDFVKSSNIGNLAILQDISGSHGIDELVVVADEIDNVINVLLDEGAKVPDILEVMSEIHERLIRAVISNAERQMAEKGFGPPPVDYCWINMGSDARHEQTLRTDQDNAVIYADPDPSEKERVDAYFNVLAEMIVKGLAQCGFALCPGDVMATNPKWRRSLSDWKDYVDQWSKTVDPQKIIDMTILLDFRPIWGNQALAQALWNKIFQVFEDPEKMNHMLTDLDMQFAISINFLGNLRTEKKGPHKNQLNLKKGGLVHIINGARIFAINNRITETSTLGRLRQLTEMGVISEQKYDVLKTAFETLVMFKLRTNLKKMSRNRERDHYIDPSTLSGSETILLKDAMSSASQMQKLINSRFSQAALKIFA from the coding sequence ATGCTCTACGACCGCATTCAGGCGGAGCAGGGCATTCATACGGCTGACTGCACGGAAATGCCGCTGTTTCGCAAAAAGGTCAGTGAAATTATGACCACCCCGGTGGTTACATGCCGGGCGGATGATCAAGTGGCCCTGGTTGCAAAATCCATGAGCAAAAACGGCATCAGCGCAAGCGTTATTCTGGACTTTGATGATAAACCCATTGGTATTGTAACATTGAAATCCATTGTTTATAATTTGATCACGGAATGCACCTACCCCATTGATAACTGCACAGCAGAGCAGATCATGGATACGGATGTGGAGGTGGTTGCCCCCGATGCCTTTACCGGCCATGCCCTTGTTATACTGACGAGGCAGAAGTCAAAGTACCTGCTGGTGATGGAACGAGATAACCTGGTGGGGATTTTGACGGCTATTGATTTCGTAAAATCTAGTAATATCGGAAATTTAGCCATATTGCAGGACATTAGCGGCTCTCACGGCATTGACGAGCTGGTAGTGGTTGCGGATGAAATTGACAATGTGATCAACGTCCTTCTCGATGAAGGTGCCAAAGTGCCGGATATACTGGAAGTAATGTCCGAGATTCATGAACGTCTTATCAGAGCGGTTATTTCCAATGCCGAACGGCAGATGGCAGAAAAAGGATTTGGTCCCCCGCCTGTCGATTATTGCTGGATCAACATGGGCAGTGATGCTCGCCATGAGCAGACCTTGCGGACGGATCAGGATAACGCCGTTATTTACGCAGATCCCGACCCCAGTGAAAAAGAGCGTGTGGATGCGTATTTTAACGTATTGGCGGAGATGATTGTAAAGGGGCTGGCGCAATGTGGGTTTGCCTTGTGTCCCGGGGATGTCATGGCCACAAATCCCAAGTGGCGCCGGTCACTCAGTGACTGGAAAGACTATGTGGACCAGTGGTCGAAAACCGTTGATCCCCAAAAAATTATTGATATGACTATTCTGCTGGATTTCAGGCCGATCTGGGGTAACCAGGCCCTGGCGCAGGCATTGTGGAATAAAATTTTTCAGGTATTTGAGGACCCGGAAAAGATGAACCATATGCTCACGGATCTGGATATGCAGTTTGCCATCTCCATCAATTTTCTTGGCAATCTGCGTACGGAGAAAAAAGGTCCCCATAAAAACCAGCTCAACCTGAAAAAAGGTGGCCTGGTTCATATTATCAACGGAGCCAGGATTTTTGCCATCAATAATCGTATCACGGAAACGTCAACCCTTGGGCGGCTTCGGCAACTGACGGAGATGGGCGTTATATCGGAACAAAAATACGATGTTTTGAAAACCGCATTTGAAACACTTGTGATGTTCAAACTTAGAACCAATTTAAAGAAAATGAGCCGGAACCGGGAGCGGGACCATTATATAGACCCCTCAACATTGAGTGGAAGTGAAACCATTTTATTGAAAGACGCCATGTCTTCGGCGTCACAAATGCAGAAACTGATCAACAGCAGGTTCAGTCAGGCTGCTTTAAAAATTTTTGCGTGA
- a CDS encoding helix-turn-helix domain-containing protein, producing MINKSIQLFWLNGFSESSMQQVVKVTYLKPGSIYHAFGNKEGLFREALDNFWDFPMSNDRLFELSDRA from the coding sequence GTGATTAATAAATCCATCCAATTGTTCTGGCTGAACGGATTCAGCGAATCTTCCATGCAGCAGGTTGTAAAAGTCACTTATCTCAAGCCGGGCTCCATCTACCATGCCTTTGGCAACAAAGAAGGCTTGTTCAGAGAAGCGCTGGACAATTTTTGGGATTTCCCCATGTCCAATGACCGACTGTTTGAATTGTCAGACAGAGCCTAA
- a CDS encoding peroxiredoxin-like family protein: MTLNEQLAELKAQNVAKHPKEIVNLLQEDMKKMNESGIVDNAPKTGERMKNFTLSGPLGKPRSLAELRKKGPVVVTFYRGGWCPYCSLELRAYQAILKDIKDAGATLVAITPELPDASLSTTEKHKLEFEVLTDVNSEYAREIGLVFTLPEHLRPVYADLGIELEKHNGAGQFDLPLAGTFVVDTDGTIACADVDADYTKRAEPSDVVAVLNSLKTKKERT, from the coding sequence ATGACTCTTAACGAACAATTGGCTGAACTCAAAGCCCAGAACGTTGCTAAACACCCCAAGGAAATCGTCAATTTGCTGCAGGAAGATATGAAGAAAATGAATGAATCCGGTATTGTTGACAATGCCCCGAAAACGGGTGAAAGAATGAAGAACTTTACCCTGTCCGGACCCCTTGGTAAACCCAGAAGCCTTGCCGAACTGAGGAAAAAAGGGCCGGTTGTGGTGACCTTTTACAGGGGAGGATGGTGCCCTTATTGCAGCCTTGAACTCCGTGCATACCAGGCGATCCTGAAAGACATTAAAGACGCCGGGGCTACCCTGGTTGCCATCACTCCCGAACTGCCCGATGCTTCCCTTTCCACAACTGAAAAACACAAACTGGAATTTGAGGTATTGACCGACGTAAATTCCGAATATGCCAGGGAGATCGGCCTGGTTTTTACCCTGCCTGAACACCTCCGCCCGGTTTATGCAGATCTTGGTATTGAACTTGAAAAACACAACGGGGCAGGGCAATTCGATCTGCCCCTGGCCGGTACCTTCGTGGTGGACACCGACGGCACGATTGCCTGTGCAGATGTTGATGCGGATTACACCAAGCGGGCTGAACCCTCTGACGTGGTTGCCGTACTTAACTCTTTAAAAACCAAAAAAGAGAGAACTTGA
- a CDS encoding DsrE family protein, translating into MTANNKLTILWTNDNVITAEKMVFMYGINAKARDWWDEVTIIIWGASVKLAAENKMIQDLIEEAKLEGVHVTACKRCADQLGVTEILEGIDIEVIYQGPPLTLILKDDEKLLTI; encoded by the coding sequence ATGACAGCAAACAATAAACTGACGATTTTGTGGACCAATGACAATGTGATTACCGCTGAAAAAATGGTTTTCATGTACGGGATCAACGCAAAAGCCCGGGACTGGTGGGATGAGGTTACCATCATCATCTGGGGTGCCTCGGTGAAGCTGGCTGCTGAAAATAAAATGATTCAGGATCTCATCGAAGAAGCCAAGCTGGAAGGGGTGCATGTCACTGCATGCAAAAGGTGTGCAGATCAACTGGGCGTTACCGAAATCCTTGAGGGAATTGACATTGAAGTCATTTACCAGGGCCCGCCCCTGACACTAATCCTTAAAGATGACGAAAAACTGCTTACAATATAA
- a CDS encoding peroxiredoxin-like family protein, which produces MSLKEELFTLKAEKLAQIPIDIQKTMFADLEKLRASGFIEAAPKTGEKLKDFILPNHLGGKRSLSELLKKGPVVVTFYRGGWCPYCNLELRAYQAVLEDIKAAGATLVAVTPELPDESLSTSERHGLEFEVLTDAKSEYAREIGIVFTLAEELRSIYDGFGIEIEKHNGKGQFDLPLAATFVVDTDGTIACAFVDADYTLRAEPAEVVTVLNTLVK; this is translated from the coding sequence ATGTCCCTTAAAGAAGAATTATTCACATTAAAAGCAGAAAAGCTGGCCCAAATTCCTATAGATATCCAAAAAACCATGTTTGCGGATCTTGAAAAATTGAGGGCCTCAGGCTTCATTGAAGCGGCACCAAAGACAGGTGAAAAATTAAAAGACTTTATTCTGCCAAATCACCTTGGCGGAAAACGGAGTCTTTCTGAACTGCTGAAGAAGGGCCCGGTTGTTGTTACTTTTTACCGTGGCGGCTGGTGCCCCTACTGTAACCTGGAACTTCGGGCATACCAGGCTGTTCTGGAGGATATTAAAGCGGCCGGTGCCACCTTGGTTGCCGTTACCCCGGAACTGCCCGATGAATCCTTGAGCACCTCTGAAAGACATGGGCTGGAATTTGAAGTCCTCACGGACGCCAAGTCAGAATACGCCAGAGAAATCGGTATTGTTTTTACCCTGGCGGAAGAACTTCGCTCCATCTATGACGGTTTTGGGATCGAAATTGAAAAGCACAATGGAAAAGGGCAATTCGACCTTCCTCTGGCTGCAACCTTTGTTGTTGATACTGATGGAACCATTGCCTGCGCCTTTGTTGACGCCGATTATACCCTGCGGGCAGAGCCGGCAGAGGTTGTAACCGTACTTAACACTCTCGTGAAATAA
- a CDS encoding flavodoxin family protein, whose product MKILGVSGSPIKNSNTDRALKLALESTGLETEFIKLSDYSVEPCRACLGCRRTGRCVIKDDGIELAQKAREADALIIAGYTPYSTLDARTKAFIERLYPNRHGVAYMKGKPGGAIITYCIPADTPHLPPANVYGVDAIKFYMMEEEMDFVGDVRIQGNAPCVRCKDADNCKTSGIKMIFGPEATWAETEIETFENQPDAVEAAIRLGKDIAAKLKSKRG is encoded by the coding sequence ATGAAAATTTTAGGCGTATCAGGCTCTCCGATTAAAAACAGCAATACGGATAGAGCACTTAAGCTGGCCCTTGAGTCAACAGGGCTGGAAACGGAATTTATAAAACTTTCGGACTACAGTGTAGAACCGTGCAGGGCCTGCCTGGGGTGCAGAAGAACAGGCAGGTGCGTGATCAAAGATGACGGTATTGAATTGGCCCAAAAGGCACGAGAGGCAGATGCGTTGATTATTGCCGGGTACACGCCTTATTCAACCCTGGATGCAAGAACCAAGGCATTTATTGAACGATTGTACCCCAACCGTCACGGTGTAGCATATATGAAAGGAAAACCCGGCGGAGCCATCATCACTTACTGCATCCCGGCTGATACCCCTCATTTGCCTCCGGCCAATGTTTACGGGGTGGATGCCATCAAATTTTACATGATGGAAGAAGAGATGGATTTCGTAGGGGATGTTCGGATCCAGGGCAATGCTCCCTGCGTAAGGTGCAAAGATGCGGATAATTGCAAAACGTCAGGTATCAAGATGATTTTTGGACCGGAGGCGACTTGGGCTGAGACCGAAATCGAAACCTTTGAAAATCAGCCGGATGCAGTTGAAGCGGCCATCAGGTTGGGCAAAGATATTGCCGCTAAACTCAAATCCAAAAGAGGTTGA
- a CDS encoding DsbA family oxidoreductase, translating to MTDKIKLDIISDVVCPWCIIGYKRLESVISQMGIQDRVEIEWHPFELNPHMLPEGEEIVGHMSDKYGMTRSVAKQNLRNMAQLGGEAGFKFDFFDGMKMVNTHDVHILLDYAKDFNKQTRLKLRLFEAFFSERKDISRRQVLAGELEAVGLDVEAGLAFLENEAARKRIQGQESYWLGMGVSSVPTIFLNHSGVLKGAQGIDTYKMVLTGLMEKKVKILM from the coding sequence ATGACAGATAAAATCAAGCTGGACATTATTTCGGATGTGGTCTGCCCCTGGTGCATTATCGGATATAAGCGGCTGGAAAGTGTAATTTCACAAATGGGGATACAAGACAGGGTTGAAATTGAATGGCACCCCTTTGAACTGAATCCCCATATGCTCCCCGAAGGCGAAGAAATTGTGGGGCACATGTCCGATAAATACGGCATGACCCGGTCGGTTGCCAAACAAAACCTTAGAAATATGGCCCAACTGGGGGGTGAAGCAGGATTTAAATTCGATTTTTTCGATGGGATGAAAATGGTGAATACCCATGATGTTCATATCTTGCTTGATTATGCAAAAGACTTTAACAAACAGACCCGGTTAAAACTAAGGTTGTTTGAAGCATTTTTCAGTGAACGCAAGGACATTTCCCGTCGGCAGGTTCTGGCTGGTGAATTGGAGGCTGTGGGCCTGGATGTTGAGGCGGGGCTGGCGTTTCTGGAGAATGAAGCTGCACGGAAGCGTATTCAAGGCCAGGAAAGTTACTGGCTCGGCATGGGGGTATCATCGGTACCCACAATATTTCTTAACCATTCAGGTGTGCTCAAGGGTGCCCAGGGGATTGATACCTACAAAATGGTCCTGACCGGCTTGATGGAGAAAAAAGTAAAAATACTGATGTAA
- a CDS encoding AEC family transporter: protein MSNIILLIVCLFAGIMLRKISQCPANTPEALNGFIIYISLPALALYHIHTLVITRELIYTGLMAWILFGLGAVFFYFTGKKLKFSRPTIGALVLAGGLGNTSFVGLPMIQAYYGSEWLGVGIVADLAGSFFVLSTLGLFAASLSSSGTVDIRNIFNKILTFPPFLALVTALLLKQIQFPEWLNFTLVQLGGTLTPLALVSVGFQLQLDLLKGQTAPLALGLFYKLIIGPALVTLIYVGILKGSGTVMQVTIFEAAMAPMISAGVVAYNYKLNPPLISLMLGIGIPLSFLTLPVWYWLLKGI, encoded by the coding sequence ATGTCCAACATAATACTGCTGATTGTCTGTCTTTTTGCCGGTATTATGCTTCGTAAAATTTCCCAGTGCCCGGCGAATACACCAGAGGCCCTTAACGGGTTTATTATTTATATCTCTCTGCCAGCTCTTGCATTATATCACATTCATACTTTGGTCATAACCCGTGAATTGATTTACACAGGGCTTATGGCCTGGATATTGTTCGGTTTGGGTGCGGTGTTTTTCTATTTTACAGGCAAAAAATTAAAATTCTCCCGGCCCACAATTGGAGCCCTTGTCTTAGCCGGGGGACTTGGGAATACGTCCTTTGTAGGCCTTCCGATGATCCAGGCATACTATGGCAGCGAATGGCTGGGGGTGGGTATTGTGGCAGATTTGGCCGGTTCTTTTTTTGTGTTGTCTACCTTGGGTCTTTTTGCTGCGAGCCTGAGTTCTTCCGGTACAGTGGACATTCGTAATATCTTTAACAAAATACTAACTTTTCCACCATTCCTGGCCTTGGTTACTGCATTGCTCCTAAAACAGATTCAATTTCCAGAGTGGTTAAATTTCACTCTGGTTCAGTTAGGTGGAACCCTTACACCACTGGCCCTGGTTTCCGTAGGTTTTCAATTACAGTTGGACTTATTGAAAGGTCAGACTGCCCCCCTGGCTCTTGGGCTCTTCTATAAGTTGATTATTGGGCCGGCTTTAGTGACCTTGATTTATGTGGGGATTTTAAAAGGTAGCGGTACGGTTATGCAGGTAACCATTTTTGAAGCTGCTATGGCGCCCATGATTTCAGCCGGAGTCGTGGCTTATAATTACAAATTGAATCCTCCCTTGATTAGTCTGATGCTTGGGATCGGGATACCCCTTTCTTTCCTGACGCTACCGGTTTGGTATTGGCTGTTGAAAGGAATTTAG
- a CDS encoding Na+/H+ antiporter NhaC family protein — translation MNNNDVIHPRLLALLPLGLFLTIFVGSGLYFQSIGTDFAFYQIAAPVAALPAIILAVLMAGRKSLNRTIGRFLEGAGHSNIMAMCMIYLLAGGFSAVAKATGGVEAVVILTTNVIPSSFLLPGLFVVGALISTAMGTSMGTIAALAPIALAIAGEAGLSVPLTAGVVIGGAMFGDNLSIISDTTIAATRTQGCDMRDKFRVNIAIALPAALITIVLLLFMSDGSTVAEVKSVSFLLAVPYFAILFMAVSGINVFAVLMSGIIMAGIAGFIKTADFTLLVMAKEIYNGFTGMQEIFILSIFIGGLAELLRTQGGLLALEKLVTGSINRISSGKNAVVSAEIGIGVLAFLTNLCTANNTVTILVTGSVAKSIAKKSGVAPKRSAGALDIFSCICQGLIPWGAQLLLAASIFEISPIAVASHVHYCMILMVCTTISFFISARRT, via the coding sequence GTGAATAACAATGATGTAATCCATCCGCGTTTGTTGGCGCTTCTGCCGTTGGGACTCTTTCTGACGATATTTGTTGGAAGCGGACTGTATTTTCAGAGCATAGGAACAGATTTTGCGTTCTACCAGATTGCGGCGCCTGTAGCGGCTCTGCCCGCTATTATTCTGGCCGTTCTTATGGCGGGAAGAAAAAGCCTGAACAGAACGATTGGACGCTTCCTGGAAGGCGCCGGGCACAGCAACATCATGGCCATGTGTATGATCTATCTTCTGGCCGGCGGATTCAGCGCTGTTGCCAAAGCAACCGGCGGAGTTGAAGCGGTTGTTATCCTGACAACAAATGTCATCCCCTCTTCCTTTCTTCTGCCCGGTCTTTTTGTAGTGGGAGCCCTGATCTCCACAGCCATGGGCACCTCCATGGGAACCATTGCCGCGCTTGCGCCGATTGCCTTAGCTATAGCGGGGGAAGCGGGACTTTCCGTTCCACTGACAGCCGGTGTTGTAATCGGGGGTGCCATGTTCGGAGACAACCTTTCCATTATCTCCGACACCACCATTGCCGCAACCCGTACGCAGGGCTGTGATATGAGAGACAAGTTCCGCGTCAATATCGCGATTGCCCTTCCGGCGGCCTTGATCACCATTGTTCTTCTTCTCTTTATGTCAGACGGCTCGACTGTTGCGGAAGTAAAATCCGTCTCTTTCCTTTTGGCTGTCCCTTACTTTGCCATCTTGTTTATGGCTGTTTCAGGGATCAATGTTTTTGCGGTACTGATGTCCGGAATTATTATGGCCGGTATTGCCGGTTTTATTAAAACTGCCGACTTTACTCTTCTTGTTATGGCGAAAGAAATTTATAACGGTTTTACCGGGATGCAGGAAATCTTCATCCTTTCCATCTTCATCGGAGGACTGGCGGAACTGTTGAGAACTCAGGGCGGTCTTCTTGCTTTGGAAAAGCTTGTCACCGGCAGCATCAATCGTATCAGCTCCGGTAAGAACGCAGTTGTGTCAGCCGAAATCGGTATAGGCGTACTGGCTTTTCTGACGAACCTCTGTACGGCCAATAACACGGTGACCATCCTTGTAACCGGAAGTGTGGCAAAAAGTATTGCCAAAAAGAGCGGTGTGGCGCCGAAAAGATCTGCAGGTGCTCTGGATATATTTTCCTGTATCTGTCAGGGACTAATACCCTGGGGTGCGCAGCTTCTTCTTGCCGCATCGATATTCGAAATCTCCCCCATTGCCGTAGCCTCTCACGTACACTACTGTATGATTCTTATGGTCTGTACAACTATCTCTTTTTTCATCTCCGCCCGACGAACGTAA
- a CDS encoding TetR/AcrR family transcriptional regulator, giving the protein MAKALFDRDDVIDKSIQLFWQNGFSGSSMQQVVKATGLKPGSIYHAFGNKEGLFKEALDNYAQKGLEQLRKVLDNAPSVGKGICSILEKYIQESNRKNYCSCFLIKTQLELAAEGNELYELASKKLSTIEAFYETYLEKEFGSQVSRERATSLMMHIFGMRVYGYRQGSADRMREGLKQGLPWLPWDQAD; this is encoded by the coding sequence ATGGCAAAAGCACTATTTGATAGAGATGATGTGATTGATAAATCCATCCAATTGTTCTGGCAGAACGGATTCAGCGGATCTTCCATGCAGCAGGTTGTAAAAGCCACCGGCCTTAAGCCGGGCTCCATCTACCATGCCTTCGGCAACAAAGAAGGCCTGTTCAAGGAAGCGCTGGACAATTATGCACAAAAAGGACTTGAACAGCTCCGCAAGGTGCTGGATAACGCACCAAGCGTAGGAAAAGGGATTTGTTCCATTCTTGAAAAATATATCCAGGAATCTAACCGGAAAAATTATTGCAGTTGCTTTCTGATTAAAACCCAGCTTGAACTGGCTGCCGAAGGTAACGAACTTTATGAACTGGCATCTAAAAAATTAAGTACCATTGAAGCATTTTACGAAACTTATCTTGAAAAAGAGTTCGGTTCCCAGGTCAGCCGGGAACGGGCAACAAGCCTGATGATGCATATTTTCGGAATGAGGGTATACGGCTACCGACAGGGATCTGCTGACCGGATGCGGGAAGGATTAAAACAGGGGCTGCCCTGGCTACCATGGGATCAGGCAGACTAA
- a CDS encoding lactate utilization protein: MKNPIDNYWKLKLENVKKALESNNFEVFIADNSKEASKIVLEKMLLDENIKSISWGGSMTFVGTGLYDALKDRNEFKILDTFDKSLSNDEKTQLRREALLTDLFVTGTNALTEDGCLVNLDMIGNRVGALTFGPKYVLVLTGRNKIVPDIDTAMERIKNYVAPTNAMRLDMKTPCVKTGECSECKASARICNSWTITQKSFPPKRVKIVLINEDLGL, translated from the coding sequence ATGAAAAATCCAATCGATAATTACTGGAAGCTTAAACTTGAAAATGTAAAAAAAGCTCTTGAATCAAACAATTTTGAAGTATTTATTGCTGATAATTCAAAGGAAGCTTCAAAAATAGTTTTGGAAAAAATGTTACTCGATGAAAACATTAAAAGCATCTCATGGGGCGGTTCTATGACCTTTGTGGGGACAGGGCTTTATGATGCACTGAAAGATCGAAATGAATTTAAGATTCTCGATACCTTTGACAAATCCTTATCCAATGATGAAAAAACACAGCTGAGACGAGAGGCTCTTTTAACGGATCTTTTTGTCACCGGGACAAATGCCTTAACCGAAGACGGTTGTTTGGTAAACCTTGATATGATCGGAAACAGGGTTGGAGCACTGACATTCGGCCCTAAATATGTTCTAGTCCTTACCGGAAGAAATAAAATTGTTCCGGATATCGACACGGCTATGGAAAGGATTAAAAATTATGTTGCCCCCACTAATGCAATGCGTCTTGATATGAAAACACCCTGCGTTAAGACAGGGGAATGTTCTGAATGTAAAGCAAGTGCAAGAATCTGCAACTCCTGGACAATCACGCAAAAATCTTTTCCCCCAAAAAGGGTTAAGATTGTATTGATAAATGAAGATCTGGGATTATAA
- a CDS encoding DUF393 domain-containing protein: protein MDENKDMITVYYDGACPACVKDRDRYEKLAGSAGKNVFWFDITGQKERMHEVGIDPQKALMELHVKNTDQQILSEIDAYILLINKVPILRPLAWLIGLPLIRPMLSKVYHRKVNSRLKRSGRL from the coding sequence ATGGACGAGAACAAAGACATGATCACCGTCTATTATGATGGTGCATGCCCAGCATGTGTTAAAGACAGGGATCGCTATGAAAAACTTGCTGGTAGTGCAGGAAAAAATGTGTTTTGGTTTGATATTACGGGGCAAAAGGAGCGAATGCATGAAGTCGGCATTGACCCTCAAAAAGCCTTAATGGAGCTTCACGTTAAAAATACGGATCAACAGATCCTTTCAGAGATCGATGCATACATCCTGCTTATAAATAAAGTGCCGATATTGAGACCTCTGGCATGGCTGATAGGTCTTCCGTTGATTCGCCCGATGCTCTCAAAAGTATATCACCGGAAGGTTAATTCCAGATTAAAGCGCAGTGGAAGACTATAA
- a CDS encoding aminoacyl-histidine dipeptidase, whose product MDKLKGLQPERVMYYFEAISRIPRESANEQAVSDYIKSVGKELGFETIQDANNNVIIKKPASAGKEDADPVILQGHMDMVCAKEKDKVIDFDKDPIELVVDGDFITADGTTLGADNGIAVAMTLALLEDADAVHPRIEALFTTEEETGMGGAINVDGKYFEGKTLINVDSEEEGIFTVSCAGGVRIFFKQPYLNVENLYNRSYEIEISGLTGGHSGIEIHEGRANSIKLMGRLLNRIKRIAGISSLDGGEKMNAIAKRAKSVVSVNEDITETIQQIEQVFKDEFRVTDPGLKITFTECEKPEMMMNQTSMKNLINAMLLLPCGVQTMSSNIQGLVESSNNVGVLYTNKDFVIIESAARSSVKTLKDEIVDRFYALGEFTGAKIELQSEYPSWPYNPDSKVRETMKQVYEKMYGKEPEIMAIHAGLETGILSERIGKIDMISMGPNMWDVHTPNEKLSISSTERTFMFLKEVLKVL is encoded by the coding sequence ATGGATAAATTGAAGGGACTGCAGCCAGAGCGTGTCATGTACTACTTTGAGGCGATTTCTCGTATTCCAAGAGAAAGTGCGAATGAACAGGCGGTCAGTGACTATATCAAGAGCGTTGGAAAAGAACTTGGATTTGAGACAATCCAGGATGCAAACAATAATGTGATTATTAAGAAACCGGCAAGCGCAGGAAAAGAAGACGCTGATCCAGTGATTCTGCAGGGCCATATGGACATGGTCTGTGCTAAAGAAAAGGACAAGGTTATTGACTTTGACAAAGATCCAATCGAACTGGTTGTGGATGGCGATTTCATCACTGCAGATGGAACAACCCTCGGTGCAGATAATGGCATTGCAGTAGCTATGACACTTGCGCTTTTAGAAGATGCTGACGCTGTCCATCCAAGAATAGAGGCTCTTTTTACAACAGAAGAAGAGACAGGAATGGGCGGGGCCATCAATGTCGATGGGAAGTATTTCGAGGGCAAGACGCTCATCAATGTCGACTCGGAAGAAGAAGGAATTTTTACTGTCAGCTGCGCAGGAGGTGTAAGGATATTCTTTAAGCAGCCGTATTTAAATGTGGAGAATCTATACAACAGATCCTATGAAATTGAAATTTCAGGACTGACGGGCGGTCACTCTGGCATAGAAATCCACGAAGGCAGAGCTAACAGCATTAAATTGATGGGAAGATTGCTTAACAGAATAAAACGCATTGCCGGCATCTCTTCACTTGATGGTGGAGAAAAGATGAATGCGATCGCAAAGCGAGCAAAATCAGTCGTTTCTGTCAATGAAGATATTACTGAAACAATTCAGCAGATTGAGCAGGTCTTCAAAGATGAATTCAGAGTCACTGACCCAGGACTGAAGATTACTTTTACAGAATGCGAAAAACCGGAAATGATGATGAATCAGACATCCATGAAGAATCTCATCAATGCCATGTTGCTTTTGCCGTGTGGTGTTCAGACAATGTCAAGCAATATCCAAGGATTGGTAGAAAGTTCAAACAATGTCGGTGTGCTTTACACAAATAAGGACTTTGTGATCATTGAGAGCGCAGCCAGAAGTTCAGTCAAAACACTCAAGGATGAGATTGTTGATAGATTCTATGCTCTTGGGGAATTTACTGGAGCGAAGATAGAACTTCAGTCAGAATATCCATCGTGGCCTTACAACCCAGATTCCAAAGTCAGGGAGACTATGAAACAAGTATACGAAAAGATGTATGGCAAGGAACCGGAAATTATGGCTATCCATGCAGGATTGGAAACCGGAATACTCTCTGAGCGCATTGGCAAGATTGACATGATCTCCATGGGACCGAATATGTGGGATGTTCATACACCAAACGAGAAACTGTCCATCAGCTCAACTGAGAGGACCTTTATGTTCTTAAAGGAAGTGCTGAAGGTGCTGTAG